The Streptomyces sp. WZ-12 genome segment GACGCCGAGCCGGCTGACGCCAAGCCCGCCGACGCCAAGGCCAAGGCGGTCGACGTCGAGGAGCAGGACGCCGAGCGGACCAGTCAGTTCGTGGCGTTGAAGCCGGCGGACGACGGCTCGGCGGAGCGGTCGATCGGCAAGACCGCGCCGAAGACCCCGCTCGGCAAGCCCGGCAGTGCCTCGGACGCGGACGACGCGGACGACGCGAAGGACCAGGACAAGGAAGCGGGCACGCCCTCCGACGGGAAGGACGCGAAGAAGGCCGCGCCGAAGGACGCGAAGAAGGCCGCCGGCACGGCAGTTGGCGCCGGCGCCGGCGCCGAGAAGAAGTCCGCGTCGGCGTCCGCCGAGAAGCCCGCTGGCAAGGCCGCCGACAAGGCCGAGCCCGCCGGCAAGGCGTCCGGCGCGATGCCGCCCGCCGCCGCGCCGGACAAGCCGGCCGCGAAGCCCGACGCCGCGAAGCCCGACGCCGCGGACGCCGAGTCCGAGCGGACCCGGCAGGAACCGCTGCCGCCGCTCGACCTGTTGGCGAAGCTCACCAACACCCCGCCGCCGCCCGAGACGCCGATGCGCACCATCGTCCGGCGGATCAAGGTCTGGACGCCGATCGTGGTGCTGCTCGGCATTATCTTCGTGGTCGTCCAGTCGGTCCGACCGTTGCCGAACCCCAAGCTTGCGCTCACTGCGGACGCGAAGCATTCGTTCGGCGGCTCCAGTGCGTCGCTGCCCTGGCCCGGTGAGGGACAGTCAGTGGTGGACATCGATGGACTCGGCCGCATGGGGTCGCACGGTGAGATGAAGCCGCTCCCCATCGGGAGTGTGGCCAAAGTGATGACCACCTACCTGATCCTCAAGGATCACCCGCTGAAGAAGGGGGAAGACGGCCCGTCCATCGACGTGGACCAGAAGGCCGAGGACGACTACGTCAACGGCAAGCGGGAGAACGAGTCGGTCGTCGAGATGAAGAAGGGGCAGAAGCTCTCCGAGCGGGAGGCCCTGGAAGCCGTCATGCTGCCGTCCGCGAACAATGCGGCGCGTCTGCTGGCCCGCTGGGACGCGGGGGACGAGGAGGCGTTCATCAAGAAGATGAACGACACCGCCAAGGAACTCGGCATGACGAACACCACGTACACCGACGCGAGTGGGTTGAAAGAGTCCACGGTCAGCACGGCCGAGGATCAGGTGAAGCTGGCGAAGAAGGCCATGGCGGACCCGACCTTCCGGGCGATGGCGAGAATGCCGAGTTACCACGCCACGACGACTTCGGGTGGCGCTCCGCTGAGCCCGGAGGCGAAGGAACAGAAGAACTTCAACAAGCTCGTGCCGATGTACGGCGTGGTCGGCATCAAGACCGGTTCCACGACCAAGGCGGGCGGCAACCTGCTCTTCGCCGCCGAGAAGAAGGTTGGTGACACTACACAGCTGATAATCGGCGCGGTCTTCGGGCAGCACAAGAATCCGCCGATCGACACTGCCATGTGGGCCAGTCGAGACCTCATTCTCGCGGCAGGCAAGCAACTTGAGACCCAGCAGGTCGTAAAGAAGGGGCAGGTTGTCGGCCAGGTCGACGACGGGCTTGGCGGGACGACCCCGGTCGTCGCGACCAAGGACATGGCCGTGATCGGCTGGCCCGGAGCGGCGGTGGAGCTGAAACTGGACGGCAACGGAAAGCCGGTTCCGCACGAGGCGAAGGCTGGAACCGAAGTCGGCGTGCTGACCGCGGGAAGCGGTCTCGGCGAGATCGAGGTGCCGGTGGCGCTGCAGAGCGATCTGGCTAAGCCGTCCTTTGGCGCAAAGGTGACACGTATCAGCTGAGTCCCAGAATGCGACTGCGGCTCGGGTGCACAGATGTGCGCCCGAGCCGCAGTTTATTTACCGGCTGGATAACCGCCCGAGAGGGTTAGGGTTAGAGTCGGCAATAAGGGATGCCGCTCAGCGGCCCCACGTACTGTATGTAAGACCATCCACTCACACCCGTGGTGTGGTCCTTTATTTTCATGAAGGTCGCATCTCCGATTGCGTCCATGCAGTACCCGGTGACGGAGTGGCTTTTGTATCCGATGCCTACAACGGTCGCGTGGACGTCGGGCTTCGCGCGTATGTTGACCCCGTCGATGGAGAAGTGCACCTTCGTGGGCTTCTCTGCTGCACTTGCTGCTGGAGTCGAGCCAATAAACGCGGCGACGGCCATGACGCCTGAAGCGGCGACGGCCCACTTGGACTTGAGGGACTTCACGTGAAACCTCTCTCGATATCTTTCGTGATCTTGCTGGATGCTATGCGGGATATAGGGGGGCGTCGAGTGTAAAAGGCTGCCCTTCTGGGGGAATATGTCTGGATGTGTCCTATCAATTTAAGTCCTTCATGGGGCTTATGGTGCATTTAGTTCGTTTTGCGTGTGTAGATTTGTCGTGAAAGTGCTCTTCTCGAAGATTGACAGTTGCCCTACCGGCTGGCGAGAAATCGGTCATGTGACCTAATAACGCAGTGCGCTGTTGCGCATGATCTCTGTGCTGCGTGCCTCATCGCCCCTACTCGCCTGGTCACCGCTGGAGGGTTTGGCGGCTAGGGTCTGACGGCCCTCACGACGAACCGGAGTCCGTCATCAGTACGGTCCAGAAGGCTCGGGCGGCGCCCGCCCGCACACGCCTACGCCTCGTTCACGCCCTGCGCGCCTCGCCTCAGCGCACGGCCGTTCTGGTGCCGCTGGCTCTGGCCCTCGCTCTGGGGCTGTGGGGGACAGGGCGGGCCGTCGCCTTCGCTGCCGCCCGCCCCGTATGGGCGGTGCGAAGCGCGGTGGTGCTGGTGCCCGCGGGGTTGATGTTGTTCCTGGGCGCCTGGGGGATCCGCCGCGGCGACGCCGTCTGGCGGGACGAGGCGGTCACCTACGACATGGCGCACCGCAGCCTGCCCGACCTCTGGGCGACCCTCCAGCACATCGACGTCGTGCACGGCCTGTACTACGCGCTGATGCACTGCTGGTTCGCGGTCTACGACGCCACGCTCGGCGACGCCCTCGGCGCGGTGATCGGCCTGCGGCTGCCGTCCGTCGTGGCCATGACGGCGGCCGCCGCCGGGGTGGCGCTGCTGGGGTGGCGCCTGGTCGGCCGGCGGGCCGGGCTGTGCGCGGGGCTGACCTTCGCGCTGGTCCCGGTCGTCCAGCAGTACGCGCAGGAGGGCCGCTCCTACGCGACGGTCTGCGCGCTGGTGGTCTGGGCGTCGTACCTGCTGGTGCTGGCCGTCGAGCACGCCGCGGCGCCGGCGCGCGCCACCGCGCGTCCCGGTCCGCACCGCGCCCTCTGGCCCGGTTACACCGCGCTGATGCTGCTGGCCTGTCTGCTGCACGAGTTCGCGTCGCTGGCGTTGCCGGCGCACGGCGCCGCGGTCGTCCTGGCCCGGCTGCCGCATCGCGTGCGGCGCACCTGGGCGCTCGCCGCCGGCACCGTCGTCGCGGGGCTGGCCCCGCTCGCCGTCTTCAGCACCCGCCAGGCGGCCCAGACCAGTTGGCTGACCTGGCCGGACCCGATCCAGTTGCTGACCTTCGCCGTGCTCGCCACCTTCGGTGCCCTCTGCGCCCGCGTCCCGATCCGCTCCCGCGGCCCCGTCGGCCTGCGCGCCCTCGGCCTCGCGCTGCTGCTCCTCCCCACGTTCCTGCTGCTGCTCCTGTCCAACGTCGAGCCCGCCTACGTGGACCGCTACGTCCTCTACTACGTCGTCGGGTTTGCGTTGCTCGCCGGCGCCGCGCTGGCCCAACTGCTGCGGCCGGCCGACGAGGGCGGCCAGACCCGCGGCCGGCGGCTGCGGCGCCTGGCGGGGGCGGCGGCGGTGCTGCTCGCACTGCTCCCCGTTGACGTGCATCTGCGCAGCCCGGACAGCCGGGTCGACGACGTCACCGCGGTCGCCGAGTCCGTCCGGCGGTTGTCCGAGCCGGGCGACGGGCTGCTCTTCGCCCCGGCCCGCCGCCGGGTCTGGGCGGCGACCCGGCCGCGCGACTTCCGCGGGCTGCGCGATCTCGCCCTGCACCAGAGCCCGGTGGCGTCCCGCACCCTCTACGGCACGGAGGTCTCCGGCGACGCGATCCGCGACCGGATGCTGGCCAGCCGCCGCATCGTGGTCGCCGCCGACCCGGCCGGGCAGCCCCTCGACGACAGCGACCAGGAACTCGCCAAACGGGCCACGCTGCGCGGGTCGTTCGTGGTGTGCCGGAGCACCCGGGTACGGGGAGCGCGGATCACGCTGTATGCGCGGGTGGGCGGTCCCGGGGGCGCGGGGCGTTGTTGAGCGTTCCGTAGGGGCGGCGGCGCGGACGCCGGCCATTGTTGGGCGTCCCGTGTGCCCAACGGGCCACGCCCCGTGGCCCGTTATGGCGCCATGGCCGGTTACGGATCGGTGGCCCGTTACGCCAGCCCCGCCGTCGCCCCGTCGATCCCCAGCAACTCCCGTAGCGCGTCCGTGCCCTCCGGGGTGAGGCGGACCGCCCGGCCGGTGCCGATGCGGCGGATCCAGTGCCGCTCCAGCAGCCGTTCGCAGAGCCGGGCACCGGCCGCGCCGGCCAGGTGCTGACGGCGCTCGGTCCAGTCCAGGCAGCCCCGGGCCGGCGGGCGGCGGCCGCCGCGCAGCGCGTCGGCCGGCACCCCGAGGGCGTCGGTGAACCACTCCCGCCCGGTGTCGGTGAGCGCGAACCCGCCGTCCTGGTCCAGCAGTCCGCGGGCGGTCATGGCGTCGGTGAGGGCGACGCCGAGCCGGCCGGCCAGGTGGTCGTAACAGGTCCGGCCGCGGGCCAGCGCCGCCGACGCGTTGACCGCCCGCAGCCCGCGCGGCGGCGCCGACGGCGGGTCGAGGTGCGCGGTCACCGACTCCAGCAGCTCGGCGACGCGCACCCCGGCGAGCTGGACGTAGCGGTGCCGGCCCTGCCGCCGCTCGACGAGCAACCCGCCGTCGGTCAGCCGGGACAGGTGCTCGCTCGCGGTGGACGGCGCCACGCCCGCGTACGCGGCCAGCTCGCCGGCGGTCCAGGCCCGCCCGTCGAGCAGGGCCAGGCAGAACGCGGCCCGGGTGCGATCGGCCAGCAGCGCGGCCAACCGGGCCAGCTCGTGGCTCTGGTCGGGGGCCGGCGCGGAGCCCGGGCGCCCGGAGGCCCCGGAGGCCCCGGTGTCGGTCGGAGATTCCGGTATCCCGTGCCCGTGTATCCCGTTGGACGACGTCATACGTCCATTGTCCGCCGCCACGTTTCGGCGACCACCGATGCGTCGTCGCCCTACGGTGCCCGCATGACCACCCACGCCGACCCCGCGCGCACCCCGGGCCCCGCCCCGCGGTCCGCTGCCTTCCACGCCCTGCACCAGGCCCCCGGCCGCCCGCTGCTGCTCCCCAACGCCTGGGACAGCGCCTCGGCCGCCGCCCTCGCCGACGCCGGACACCCGGCGATCGGCACCACCAGCCTGGGCATCGCCGCCGCCCACGGCCGTCCGGACGGCCTGGGCCTGGCCGAGGTCCGCGACGCCACCCTCGCCCTGGCCCGCCGCCTCGCCGGCCGGCTGCCCTGCCCGTACACCGTCGACATCGAGGGCGGCTACGGCGGCGGGCCGGCACACGTCGCCGACCTCGCGGCGGAGTTGGCCTCCTACGGGGCGGCCGGGATCAACGTGGAGGACGGGCTCCCCGGTGGTGGGGGACTACAAGAGGCCGCCCGGCAGGCCGAGTTGATCGCCGCGGTGAAGGAACGCACCCCGGGCCTCTTCGTCAACGCCCGGGTCGACACCCACTGGTTGGTGGACGCCCCGCCGCCGCTGTCGGTGGCCCTGGCCCGGGCCGAGACCTATCTGGCGGCCGGCGCGGACGGCGTCTTCGTCCCGGGCGTCACCGCGGCGGCGGACATCGCGACGCTCGTCGACGGCATCCCCGCGCCCCTGAACATCCTCTTCGCACCGGGCCGGCACACCGTTCGCGAGCTGGCAGACCTCGGCGTCCGCCGCATCAGCACCGGCTCGCTGCTGTTCCGCACGGCCCTGGGGGCGGCCTGCGCGGCGGCCGACGCGATCCGCGCGGGCACCGCACCCGCCGGGGACGCCCTGGGGTACGCGCAGGTCCAGCGCCTGGCGACGGAACGGGACGGCGGGGACGCCTGAGGCGCCGGGGGAGGGCGTGACCGGGACTGGTTACCGGAACCGGGCCGTCTACCGGGACCGGGTCGTCTACCGCGACCCGGTCGTTCATCAGGCCCCGATCGCCTACCGGGACCGGTCCGACGGCTCCTGGCGCCGGCGCTGCACCGCGATGCCCACGCTGACCGCGCCCAGCGCGGCCGCGCCGCCGAGGACGCCCGCCTTCGGCAGGTGCCCGGCCTTCTCGGCGAGGCCGGCCAGCCCGTCGTCCGGGAGCATGATCGACGCCCGGCTCTCCGTCGGCGCCATGGAACTGGCGGCGAACGCGGCGCCCGTAGGGAGCGCGAAGGCGGCCAGCGCACCGGCGGCGACGATGGCGGTACGGATCACGGAGCGGCGCTGAGCACGCATGGGGGCTCCTCGACATGGGCGGCCGGCGGCCGCCCTAGGGGTGCGGTTCGTGTGAGCACGCTACGGAGGGTCCATAACGGCGATCCGTACGTTGTGTAACAGTCAGCCCGACCTCTGCGGTCAGTCCTGTGACGGAGGGGGCATGTCCCGAGGCCCGGAGCGGGCGGGGGCGGGCCAGAGCCGTCGCCGTCGTCGTGCCACCACCCGCCCCGCCGCGGTCGTCTCCGTACCACCGGTCCGGCCGGCCGTCCCGCCCGCCGCCGGAACGGCCGTTCCAAAGATTCCCCCGGCGCGCACCTTGGGTAGCTTGATCACGCTATGCCCGCATTCCGCCCCGTGGAGAGCGCCCCGAACGCCGGCCCGCACGCCCCGGCGCCCGGCCCTCGTGCCCGCGCCGGCTCGCTCGCCCTGGCTGCCCTCTGCCTGCCCCTGGCCCTGTCCCTGCTCGCCGGCTGCGCCAGCCCCGAGGGCCTCAAGGACGAGGGCCGGGCGCGCCGCGTCACCGCCCCGCTGGAGCTCTGGCCGCAGTATTCGCCCGCCCCGCTGCGCGAGAACGAGAACCCGGCCGCCCTCAAACCGCTCACCGCCCTCCCGCGCGTCCCGAGCGGCGACCTGACCCACGTCGACCCGCTCACCATCCTCGACGCCGACTTCGCCGCCTCCGGTGCCGCCCCGCCCCCACCCGGTTCGGTGCGCCGCCCGGTACTGCACGACCTGACCGACGACGGCAAGCCCGACCTGATCGCCGTCGTCGACCTCGACCGCCGCACCAGCGAACTGCGCGTCTACACCGTCCGGGACGCGGTGGTCACCCGGATCCTCGCGCTGCGCGCGGTGCTCGCCGGCGTCGAACTCGCCGCCGGCCACCTCGCGGTCCGCGAACCCACCAAGGACCCGCGCTACGTCAGCGTCACCGACTACGTCTGGGACGGCCACGCGATGGGCCTGTGGGACCTCACCCTCGACGTGGCCCACAAGCCCAAGCCCTCCTCGCCGCCCCCCACTCCGGCGGGGCGCGCGGCATGAGGCGCCGCCGGCCCGCCGTCTCCCTCCGCTGGAAGATCGCGCTGACCGTGACCGCGGTGTGCTGCGCGGTCGCCGCCGTCCTCGGGGTGCTGGTGCACAACGCGGTGGCCCGCCAGACCGTCGGCCAGGTCCGCAAGCAGACCCACGCCGACCTCGACGTCGCGCTGGACCTCTTCGAGTACGGCACCTCGCGCGAGGGCATCAACTCCGTCCTCGACCCGCCCGAACTCCCCGGCGAGTTGCGGGCGTTGGTGCGCAAGGGGCGGCGCGGCAGCATGGTCGGCAGCTATCGCGGCCAGCCCGTGATGTGGGCGGCGGCGCCGGCCGGCAGCCAGATCATGGCCGTCTGGTCGCCGTATGGGAACACCCGCTGGACGCTGGACAAGTTCGACACCGCCATCCTCGGCTCGGCCGTCCTCGCCGCCGCGGCCGTCGCCCTCGCCGGCCTCTTCCTGGCCCGGCGCATCAGCCGCCGGCTGACCACCACCGCGGCCGTCGCCCGCCGGATCAGCGCCGGCGACCTCGACGCCAGGGTCGGCGAGGCCGCGGGGCAACGCCCCCGCGGCGGGCCCGCGGCGGGCGACGAGGTGACGGCCGTGGCGGCCGCCCTGGACTCCATGGCCGC includes the following:
- a CDS encoding D-alanyl-D-alanine carboxypeptidase family protein codes for the protein MAGESPDKSDKKSDTEQSSGKTARTERDPRLTVRRDEKPSADGPDASESGAKVADGKTSDGETSDGETSGGKSEGSGAGKASGAADGSKPKWAAKGAVKASGAAQGGATGDAEGETGAKGDEGARRADAPSGAKPEPAKKPEPAKKPEPAKKPEPAKKAEAADKAEPAKKSEAAKKPEAAEKAESAEKAVDQATAVFTTVGAKKVGAQKGKGESPDEAPADDATRVFAIAKAGKSESSGEGEKAEGETEQERPADQPTTTFKLGDNGKNGKNGSRDAGKDAGKGTGKGAAASAAGGDAPKADDPKSGGAKANSDDAEPADAKPADAKAKAVDVEEQDAERTSQFVALKPADDGSAERSIGKTAPKTPLGKPGSASDADDADDAKDQDKEAGTPSDGKDAKKAAPKDAKKAAGTAVGAGAGAEKKSASASAEKPAGKAADKAEPAGKASGAMPPAAAPDKPAAKPDAAKPDAADAESERTRQEPLPPLDLLAKLTNTPPPPETPMRTIVRRIKVWTPIVVLLGIIFVVVQSVRPLPNPKLALTADAKHSFGGSSASLPWPGEGQSVVDIDGLGRMGSHGEMKPLPIGSVAKVMTTYLILKDHPLKKGEDGPSIDVDQKAEDDYVNGKRENESVVEMKKGQKLSEREALEAVMLPSANNAARLLARWDAGDEEAFIKKMNDTAKELGMTNTTYTDASGLKESTVSTAEDQVKLAKKAMADPTFRAMARMPSYHATTTSGGAPLSPEAKEQKNFNKLVPMYGVVGIKTGSTTKAGGNLLFAAEKKVGDTTQLIIGAVFGQHKNPPIDTAMWASRDLILAAGKQLETQQVVKKGQVVGQVDDGLGGTTPVVATKDMAVIGWPGAAVELKLDGNGKPVPHEAKAGTEVGVLTAGSGLGEIEVPVALQSDLAKPSFGAKVTRIS
- a CDS encoding glycosyltransferase family 39 protein translates to MPLALALALGLWGTGRAVAFAAARPVWAVRSAVVLVPAGLMLFLGAWGIRRGDAVWRDEAVTYDMAHRSLPDLWATLQHIDVVHGLYYALMHCWFAVYDATLGDALGAVIGLRLPSVVAMTAAAAGVALLGWRLVGRRAGLCAGLTFALVPVVQQYAQEGRSYATVCALVVWASYLLVLAVEHAAAPARATARPGPHRALWPGYTALMLLACLLHEFASLALPAHGAAVVLARLPHRVRRTWALAAGTVVAGLAPLAVFSTRQAAQTSWLTWPDPIQLLTFAVLATFGALCARVPIRSRGPVGLRALGLALLLLPTFLLLLLSNVEPAYVDRYVLYYVVGFALLAGAALAQLLRPADEGGQTRGRRLRRLAGAAAVLLALLPVDVHLRSPDSRVDDVTAVAESVRRLSEPGDGLLFAPARRRVWAATRPRDFRGLRDLALHQSPVASRTLYGTEVSGDAIRDRMLASRRIVVAADPAGQPLDDSDQELAKRATLRGSFVVCRSTRVRGARITLYARVGGPGGAGRC
- a CDS encoding ArsR/SmtB family transcription factor, whose product is MTSSNGIHGHGIPESPTDTGASGASGRPGSAPAPDQSHELARLAALLADRTRAAFCLALLDGRAWTAGELAAYAGVAPSTASEHLSRLTDGGLLVERRQGRHRYVQLAGVRVAELLESVTAHLDPPSAPPRGLRAVNASAALARGRTCYDHLAGRLGVALTDAMTARGLLDQDGGFALTDTGREWFTDALGVPADALRGGRRPPARGCLDWTERRQHLAGAAGARLCERLLERHWIRRIGTGRAVRLTPEGTDALRELLGIDGATAGLA
- a CDS encoding isocitrate lyase/PEP mutase family protein is translated as MTTHADPARTPGPAPRSAAFHALHQAPGRPLLLPNAWDSASAAALADAGHPAIGTTSLGIAAAHGRPDGLGLAEVRDATLALARRLAGRLPCPYTVDIEGGYGGGPAHVADLAAELASYGAAGINVEDGLPGGGGLQEAARQAELIAAVKERTPGLFVNARVDTHWLVDAPPPLSVALARAETYLAAGADGVFVPGVTAAADIATLVDGIPAPLNILFAPGRHTVRELADLGVRRISTGSLLFRTALGAACAAADAIRAGTAPAGDALGYAQVQRLATERDGGDA